A genomic stretch from Azospirillum formosense includes:
- a CDS encoding tetratricopeptide repeat protein: protein MPHPAGSPPVPSSADAVSALRAGRGGDAERLSHAVLANGPADPDALQVAGLVAFQRRDFARGRTLLERAFALRPDAACALNLGAVRMAQGDFATAADIFRAAAARVPTMLEAWLNLGLAQGAMGRTTAVDALRRAVALAPDTAAPLLALGMALRALGRPGTVPTPLRWAVMADPRLPSAHSTLATARYEAGESAGAAAAARAALAMQPDSAEVLSNLCVLLGPAEDGAGGRAAERAARRALRLDPGHGGALCNLGAALTAGERPEEADPLLRRAAALRPDLPDAWGNLGAALIGRRRAREAAVALRRALRLVPAHAGNRCNLAAALLAEDRPDAAAAMARSAVAVAPAHPNALSNLGSACQTLGRPADAIRVLRRAVAADPGFVDARWNLALPLLQTGRLEEGWEAYEWRWHRRGFGASELNPPLPRWTGEPLEGRRILLYGEQGLGDTIQFARYIPMVAQRGATVHLQVQRPLLRLFEGLAGASALSGTDAPSPAADFCCPLMSLPRLFATRLDTVPGTFPYLAADPRAVAVWRRRLGPSDGRLRVGLVWSGNPRYEMDRLRSVAPGRLTRLLRVPGVRFFSLQKDRRSGDGAELEGLIEDIAPFLDDFSDTAAALTALDLLITVDTSAAHLGGALGRPVWTLLREPSDWRWLTETGSSPWYPGMRLFRQERPRDWERVLERVEEDLRRAAAGERGLLRSW from the coding sequence ATGCCCCACCCTGCCGGATCGCCGCCCGTACCGTCTTCGGCGGACGCCGTGTCGGCCTTGCGGGCCGGGCGGGGGGGCGACGCCGAACGGCTGAGCCACGCCGTGCTGGCAAACGGGCCGGCCGATCCCGACGCCCTTCAGGTGGCCGGGCTGGTCGCGTTCCAGCGTCGCGATTTCGCGCGCGGCCGGACGCTGCTGGAGCGGGCTTTCGCCTTACGGCCCGACGCGGCCTGTGCCTTGAACCTCGGCGCCGTTCGGATGGCCCAGGGGGATTTCGCCACCGCGGCGGACATCTTCCGCGCCGCGGCGGCGCGGGTGCCGACCATGCTGGAGGCATGGCTCAACCTGGGACTGGCGCAAGGGGCGATGGGACGGACGACGGCGGTCGACGCCTTGCGGCGCGCGGTGGCCCTCGCTCCCGATACGGCGGCCCCCCTGCTCGCTCTGGGCATGGCGCTGCGCGCGCTCGGCCGGCCGGGCACGGTGCCAACCCCGCTCCGCTGGGCGGTGATGGCCGACCCGCGGCTTCCCTCGGCGCATTCGACCTTGGCCACCGCCCGTTACGAGGCCGGGGAAAGCGCTGGAGCGGCGGCGGCGGCGCGCGCCGCGCTCGCCATGCAGCCGGACTCCGCCGAGGTGCTCTCAAACCTGTGCGTCCTGCTGGGGCCGGCGGAGGATGGAGCCGGCGGACGGGCCGCCGAGCGCGCCGCCCGCCGGGCCTTGCGGCTCGATCCCGGCCATGGCGGGGCCCTTTGCAATCTCGGGGCGGCGCTGACCGCCGGGGAGCGCCCGGAAGAGGCCGACCCGCTGCTGCGCCGTGCCGCGGCGCTCCGTCCCGATCTGCCCGACGCCTGGGGCAACCTGGGGGCCGCCCTGATCGGCCGGCGGCGGGCACGGGAGGCCGCCGTCGCGTTGCGGCGCGCGCTCCGCCTGGTTCCGGCTCATGCCGGGAACCGGTGCAACCTGGCCGCCGCGCTGCTGGCGGAGGACCGGCCGGACGCCGCCGCCGCCATGGCGCGCAGCGCGGTGGCGGTGGCTCCGGCCCACCCCAACGCCTTGTCCAACCTGGGTTCGGCCTGCCAGACGCTGGGCCGTCCGGCCGACGCGATTCGGGTGCTGCGCCGGGCCGTCGCCGCCGATCCCGGTTTCGTCGACGCCCGATGGAACCTCGCCTTGCCGCTTTTGCAGACGGGGCGTCTGGAAGAGGGGTGGGAGGCCTATGAATGGAGGTGGCACCGCCGGGGCTTCGGCGCGTCGGAGCTGAACCCGCCGCTGCCGCGCTGGACGGGCGAGCCATTGGAGGGGCGCCGCATCCTGCTCTATGGCGAGCAGGGCCTGGGCGACACCATTCAATTCGCGCGTTACATCCCCATGGTGGCGCAACGCGGGGCGACGGTGCATCTCCAGGTGCAGCGTCCCCTTTTGCGCCTGTTTGAGGGTCTGGCCGGGGCCTCTGCGCTGAGCGGGACCGACGCGCCGTCGCCCGCGGCCGATTTCTGCTGCCCGCTGATGAGCCTGCCCCGCCTCTTCGCCACCCGCCTGGACACGGTGCCGGGGACCTTTCCCTATCTGGCCGCCGATCCCCGGGCGGTCGCGGTGTGGCGCCGCCGCTTGGGGCCGAGCGACGGACGGCTTCGGGTGGGGCTGGTGTGGTCCGGCAATCCGCGTTACGAGATGGACCGCCTGCGTTCCGTGGCGCCCGGCCGGCTGACCCGGCTGCTGCGGGTGCCGGGCGTGCGCTTCTTCAGCCTTCAGAAGGACCGCCGGAGCGGCGACGGGGCAGAGCTGGAAGGGCTGATCGAAGACATCGCCCCGTTTCTGGACGACTTCTCCGATACGGCGGCCGCGCTCACGGCGCTGGACCTGCTGATCACCGTCGATACGTCGGCCGCCCATCTGGGAGGCGCGCTGGGAAGGCCGGTCTGGACGCTGTTGCGCGAACCGTCCGACTGGCGTTGGCTGACCGAAACCGGCTCCAGCCCATGGTATCCCGGCATGAGGCTGTTCCGGCAGGAGCGGCCGCGCGACTGGGAGCGGGTCCTCGAGCGGGTCGAGGAGGACCTGCGCCGGGCCGCGGCCGGCGAGCGCGGGCTGCTGCGGTCATGGTAG